The DNA sequence TGGAATCGTTTTTTATTTTCTATTATTGCACCTTGCTCAAATACATTTGTCGTAGCTGCACTATCCTGTTCTACTTTAATATGACGAATCGCAAAAAATGCTAGGAGGAAAAACCCAACATACATCATTCCGTTACCGAAGAAAACGAGATCAAAGCGATAGCTTGCTAAAAAGCCACCAATCGCTGAACCAGCAGCGACCCCTACATTTTGTGCAACATAGATCGCATTAAAGGGACGCCTGCCCCCTTCTGGCCAAATTGCACCAGCCATTGCATACATACATGGAACCATTAAACCTGCTCCAAAGCCTAAGCCCATGAGAAAGATAATGTAAGCAATAAAGGAGTAATGGAAGAATGCTAAAAGAAATGCACTAGTCATTGTAATTGTAAGCCCAATTGAAATAGTACGATAACCGCCAATTTTATCGAAAAGCTTGCCACCAATTAAGTTACCGATAATACCTGATAATCCATTAAACATAAGAACAGTACCTGCAACTGTCAATGACTGTCCAAGTACTTGGTTAATATATATTGTATTTAAAGGCCATAAAAAAGAAGCCCCTGTCACGTTGATTGCCATTCCAATAACGAGAATCCAGATGGCCTTAGGCATTTTAGGCATAAAGCGCCCTCCTTATTTCGTAATACTAAGTAAATTTTAGTCGATGTTAGATCTTTTATCAATACTAGATTTTTACCTTAATGTCTGTTACCCCTCTTTCCTTTTAAACATACTGGTGTATATTTACGAATGTATGGTAGGATGTTTTACAGATAATAACGGAAAGTGTGGGACGATAATGATCGATTTAAGAAGTGATACAGTAACGAAACCATCCGATGAGATGCGCGAAAAAATGTTGACAGCACTCGTTGGTGATGACGTATATGGCGAGGACCCTACAGTAAATGAACTAGAGACATATGCCGCTCAACTATTTGGAAAAGAAGCAGCATTATTTGTTACAAGCGGTACACAAGGGAATCAAGCTGCGATACTATCCTATACGCAGCCTGGGCAGGAAATCATAATGGATAACGAATCACACGTTTTTCTATATGAAGGAGCTGCTACTTCTGCATTTGCAGGTGTACAATCGAGGACGTTAGCACATCGTCGTGGACAAATTGCCATTGACGATATAGAAGCCGCGGTTAGAGGTGAAGATATTCATTTTCCAGAGACTTCCCTTATATGGCTTGAAAACTCTCATAACCGTAGTGGCGGTTCAATTTTACCTTTGACGTATATAAAAGAGGTTTATCAACTAGCTCGCTCTTATCATGTTCCAGTTCATATTGACGGTGCAAGAATATTTAATGCATCAGTAGCGAGTAACATAGCGATAAAAGAATATGCAGCTTACGCTAATTCGATTCAGTTTTGTTTATCAAAAGGGCTAGGTGCTCCAGTAGGATCCGTTTTAGTAGGAGATAAGGCCTTTATCGACCGTGCTCGAAAAAAACGTAAAATGCTCGGTGGCGGATTAAGACAGGCAGGTGTGATAGCAGCCCCTGGATTATTAGCATTAAAATCAAATGTCGATCGCCTTACCGAAGACCATGAAAATGCAAAAAGGCTCGCTAAAGCAATTGAACAATATACGGCACTAAAAGTCGTTAACAAAGTGGAAACAAATATTATTTTAGTTGAAACTTCTGCTTCTGAAAATTCTTCTCAAGAATGGTTACAAATTTTCAAAGCAAAAGGTATTTTGGCCGTTGCCTTTGCTCCAACAGTAATTAGATTTACTACCCACCTCGATATTTCAAAGGAAGATATCGATGAAGTTATTTCAACATTAAAGAATCTTTAAATACACTTTTGAAAGGTTGTTATCATAATGAACGAACAAGCACCTGCTTTTTTCGGCGATAAAAAGTATTATACGTGGAATGCACATTTACGAGCTGAATTTGGTGAAAAAATATTCAAGGTTCCCCTTGATGGTGGTTTTGATTGTCCAAACCGTGACGGTAAAGTAGCTCATGGTGGATGCACGTTTTGTAGCGAGCGTGGGTCAGGTGATTTTGCCGGCGATCGAAAGGACGACCTTGTCACACAATTTAAGACGATTAAGGAAAAACTACATCAAAAATGGAAAGCTGGTAAATATATCGGTTATTTCCAAGCATATACTAATACGTATGCACCAGTCGAAGAGTTAAGAGAAATGTTTGAAGTCATTCTTGAACAAGATGATGTTGTCGGTTTGTCGATAGCTACTCGCCCAGATTGCCTTCCAGACGATGTTGTTGAATATTTAGCCGAGTTAAATAAACGAACATATTTATGGGTTGAATTAGGTTTACAAACAGTTCACGAGCGAACTGCTGATCTTATCAATAGAGCGCACGATTACGAATGCTATAAAGAAGGCGTAGACAAGCTAAGAAAGCACAATATTCGTGTTTGTTCGCATATTATAAACGGTTTACCTCTAGAAACAAAAGATATGATGTTGGAAACAGCACAGGAAGTTGCAAAGCTCGATGTCCAAGGCATAAAAATTCATTTACTACATTTATTAAAGAAAACACCTATGGTAAAGCAATACGAAAAAGGACTACTTGAGTTTATGAGTAGTGAAGAATATATTCAACTCGTATGTGACCAATTAGAGGTACTCCCTCCTGAAATGATCATTCACCGTCTTACCGGAGATGGTCCAGCTGATTTGATGATTGGCCCTATGTGGAGCTTAAACAAATGGGAAGTTCTAAATGGAATTGATGCTGAACTGAAGCGCCGCAATAGCTGGCAAGGAAAACATTATGTTCGTAATAAGGAGTACATTTAATGATGAAGCTTTTAGGCGTTTTACCATTTGCAAGAGAACTATTGATGAAAGCAGTTACTGAAGGAGATGTTGTTATTGACGCCACAGCTGGAAAAGGTAATGACACGCTATTTTTATCGAAGCTCGTTAGTAACACCGGAAAAGTATATAGCTTTGATATACAAGAAGCTGCCATTACAGCAACGCGAAAAAAACTAGCTGAAAATAATCAAGATAGCAATGTACAATTGATTCATGATGGCCACGAAAAGTTGTTAAACTAT is a window from the Evansella cellulosilytica DSM 2522 genome containing:
- a CDS encoding MDR family MFS transporter → MPKAIWILVIGMAINVTGASFLWPLNTIYINQVLGQSLTVAGTVLMFNGLSGIIGNLIGGKLFDKIGGYRTISIGLTITMTSAFLLAFFHYSFIAYIIFLMGLGFGAGLMVPCMYAMAGAIWPEGGRRPFNAIYVAQNVGVAAGSAIGGFLASYRFDLVFFGNGMMYVGFFLLAFFAIRHIKVEQDSAATTNVFEQGAIIENKKRFHALLMLCFGFLICWVAYAQWASTVSVHTQNLDIPLTQYSLLWTINGCMIVFCQPIIKYFINRFVHSLKSQIYVGLAIFMGSYLVLSQAEVFTAFLAAMIILTIGEMFVWPAIPTIAHQLAPKGKAGFYQGIVNSVGTGGRVIGPLFGGFLADMFGMAILFYVIAFMFVIPFITTLIFDRKIANTTFSRKKVESSAS
- the ltaE gene encoding low-specificity L-threonine aldolase; translated protein: MIDLRSDTVTKPSDEMREKMLTALVGDDVYGEDPTVNELETYAAQLFGKEAALFVTSGTQGNQAAILSYTQPGQEIIMDNESHVFLYEGAATSAFAGVQSRTLAHRRGQIAIDDIEAAVRGEDIHFPETSLIWLENSHNRSGGSILPLTYIKEVYQLARSYHVPVHIDGARIFNASVASNIAIKEYAAYANSIQFCLSKGLGAPVGSVLVGDKAFIDRARKKRKMLGGGLRQAGVIAAPGLLALKSNVDRLTEDHENAKRLAKAIEQYTALKVVNKVETNIILVETSASENSSQEWLQIFKAKGILAVAFAPTVIRFTTHLDISKEDIDEVISTLKNL
- a CDS encoding TIGR01212 family radical SAM protein (This family includes YhcC from E. coli K-12, an uncharacterized radical SAM protein.), with the translated sequence MNEQAPAFFGDKKYYTWNAHLRAEFGEKIFKVPLDGGFDCPNRDGKVAHGGCTFCSERGSGDFAGDRKDDLVTQFKTIKEKLHQKWKAGKYIGYFQAYTNTYAPVEELREMFEVILEQDDVVGLSIATRPDCLPDDVVEYLAELNKRTYLWVELGLQTVHERTADLINRAHDYECYKEGVDKLRKHNIRVCSHIINGLPLETKDMMLETAQEVAKLDVQGIKIHLLHLLKKTPMVKQYEKGLLEFMSSEEYIQLVCDQLEVLPPEMIIHRLTGDGPADLMIGPMWSLNKWEVLNGIDAELKRRNSWQGKHYVRNKEYI